The Musa acuminata AAA Group cultivar baxijiao chromosome BXJ2-2, Cavendish_Baxijiao_AAA, whole genome shotgun sequence genome contains the following window.
atcaaataaaataatattaacaattattattattattattattattattattattattatttagatatatttatatttaaatattattatttttctttttatttataaaatttagtaattattaattaattttaataatttttatttattttaaaaataaaattaattaattaaaaatatataaagtcTATTGGTTCTCTTATCCTATACACAGCTTCTTCATCTAAACTAAAAATAAAGTGAGAATTATAGTAGTATTAAATTAAATGTAAaattgcacatatatatatatatatatatataattaagatattaacTGGAATCAAATCATCCATTTCTTGGATGAAGGAACTCTTTTACATTAAATGTAAAAAAGTAAAGTAAAGAGTAAGATAATGCATGCAAGTGCCAAAAAAataatgttattttttttttattgattgattaattGACTATTTCTACAATAAAGAATTTTCATAATCAAGAGATTGAAGAAGCACAAAATGATGATTCATTTTTGGCAGAATCTGAAAAAAGCTGGACTTCCAGAATCACACAGCACCCAAAAGTTGCTCTCAGATATtgccagaaaaaagaaaaaaaaaaaggttgatgGGTTAAGCTGTGCatgccaaaaaataaaagaaaaaatcccTACAAAATCTCTTTATATGGAGATAAATATGGACATAGAAAAAAAACCTCTATCTTATCCATAACTCACATGCATAGATTCCATCATCTGCTTCTCCAATGGCAATGCAGAAACCTCATCTCTCAGCAGCTGAGAGGGGGCTTTCAAGCCAGTTCATCACCCATGCCAACACAACAATGACATCTCCACTAGCCAAGTTGTCAGCTTGAATTATACATGAAACTATTAGATGACCCTACTGATCTGTGTCCTGTAGAACTCACAGTTTTCTGTCTCTGAACTGGAATTGTGACACTGTTCTATGCCATTCAAGCATGATTCTTGTTCATTGATCAGGAAAGCAGCATTTCTTTAGTTTCACGTCTAATTACATTCAACTCATAAGCTGATCAAGGATAATTTTCTTTCATGCAAAACACTTTCTCTACACCACTAGCAGCTCTGATGATAATACTCTTGATCATGAAGTAGAGAGTGATAAAAAGCTTTATACAATTTTAGTGAGTTGTTCGAAGATGCCCAGAAATCATTCTTCTCTTTGTCCTCCACTCATTACTGCTACACATTCCATCTTACAGGACCACTATTTTGCCTACTTGTGCTTCCATTTGGAGCTTCATgtatagaaagaaaggaaagcacTACAAATAGCCACAGTTTGAGGCAGATGGGACTGTTCTCTCGTGTGGTCTGTTCTTGTGTGGATCTGCAACCCCATGCGAAGAAGATAACATGATGTGGAATCATCTTAGTTTGGCCAGAAGCTAATTATGGAAAACAGCTTCCAGAAAAAGAGAAATTATATGCCATGCAATGCCAAAACATAGCTAGTTATAGCTCATAATTCATAGTTTTTATGAATGTCAACTATGCACCTTTATAAGTCAATTGATCCTGAATATTCAATTATTTGATAAACATGGGCCTAAGTGAAGAAATGAATTAAGaattccttttcttcttcatcaATTTTCTAATCAATCCAATCActattttttattgttattatcatcatcatcatcatcatcatcgaataGATATCTTTACTAATACAAttaaagataattatatatttttgtttagtattatggtcattacattttaaaaaaattagttacATTGACATCCTTATAcctacgaaagtgaaatatttaatcatatttctcctCACGCCATCGACTTTACTGACGAAAGATATCGCACATTTTGTCATAAGTAAAAATGATgctaaaaaaagaataaaaatataatttcgaTCCTCACTATCAACAGAGAACCATCGGCCTTGTCCGAAGCCAGAGACATTGGGTAGGATAACAGAGCAAGAGAAATGAAACAGTATAAGAGATGAGGATCATCACCAACATCGTTATTTAATTAGTCGTCCAGGAGGATAACGAAATCAGAGGGGAGGACAAAGCCAGAGGGACGATAGAAAAGCTTTCGTAGAAGTTACCTTTTTTATGTGAATTAATATCTTTGGACGATGAGaatctaaattatatttttatccatttTTAGCATTATTTTTCCACGTGACAATATTTACAGTATTTTTTCTTAATAAAATTGATGGAATAAAGagaaacaagattaaatatttaatttttgtaaGTATAGGAAtactaataaaatttttaaagtaTAAACATCGAGATGTTAAATATAGTTAACTATAgataataatatgtaattagcccatatAATTGAGATATCTTATATTTTTCAGAAAAAGTGATTTGATATCAAATTCAATTagattgatattcaaatatttcttctCAGGAATATGTTGTTCCGGTTTGAAAATAAATTCTGCCTTTCACATTAACCTTGCCTAAggatgttctctctctctctctctctctctctctctctctctctctctattctgaTCTTTCTGTCAGTCTAATATGGCAAGTTGTAGGAATACCGTTCCGTTGCTCATCTACAAGTCCCATCTTTTTATGACCCACTTGGCTTTCACGTTAATCTTGCATAAGGATGTTCTTCTCACATGTCAAAAGTCCAAGACTCCAAAGTCCAAGTCTTGATACTGGAAAAGAACAGTTCATCTCTGTCTACCATGCACAAGAATCAGATTTTTTTATTGAGTTCTTTGTTGGTGAGATGGAAAATAGATGTCTAGAAATCCTAAACAACATTGGGTGTGGAAAAGCATTTTCTAAAGTAGCTGGAAAAAGGCAGCTCCAATCCCAGAGGCCCCATCTGAGCCTCCTCCACTCCCCTACATGAATAGCTCACATCCATTATCATGTCTGCTTCCAGCTTCAAAGCACAGATCATTCGACTTTTTCCCACCCGGTTGAGGATTAAGCATCGGTTCTTGATGCTGAGGTCCTGCGGATGAGTAAGGATTTGTGATCTCTCTTCAGTTCAATTCAGGTTTGGGAAGAACATGCAAGACCTGTTTCCTGTTCCCTCATGCTTCTCTTCTGGCGAGAAGCTCTCTCAGGATGCACTccctgctgctactgctgctgctgcaaccAGGTCGCGGCAGAGCATGGTGGTGTCGGTGTACCGCAGCAGGGTCGCAGGTCACTGCCGCTTGGTCACCGTCACTTGGTGCAAGAATCTGCTCGCGCATGGCCTCTCGGTCTCCGTAGATGGACCGGACaccgacagcagcagcagcagcagcagcagcagtcaaAGGAACAGTTCCGATGCCgccaagaagcagcagcagcagcagcagcacagcTGCAAGGTGCAGATCTCGCCATGGCAGCCATGGCGGAAGCAGGGCTCGAACAGGTTTCAGATCGGAGGGGAGACGGTGGAGGTGTTCTGGGACCTCCACAGCGCAAAGTTCTGCAACGAGCCCGAGCCGCAGTCGGACTACTACGTCGCCGTGGTGTCCGAAGGCGaggtcgtcctcctcctcggcgACCTGCGGAAAGAAGCCTACCGCAGGACGAGCTCGCGGCCGTCCTTGGCCGAAGCCGTCTTGGTGGCTAGGAAGGAGCACGTCTTCGGCAAGAAGAGGTTCGCCACCAGAAGCCGGTTCCACGACAAGGGAAGCCGCCATGAGATCTCTGTGGAGTGCAgcaatggcggcggcggcggcaacatgGATCTGGACATGGAGATAAAGATCGACGGCAATGTTGTCATCCATGTGAAGCATCTGCAGTGGAAGTTCAGAGGGAACGACTCCATCTCAATCGACAAACGCAGGGTTGAAGTGTATTGGGATGTCCATGGCTGGCTCTTCGCCTCCGGGCTGAGGCATGCGCTCTTCATATTTAAGCCAGAGTCACTCAGTagcgcaggaggaggaggaggtgattcCTGTTGCTTGTTTCTCCATGCTTGGAAGCTTGATTGAAGAGCTTCCCAAGGGAGAAATCTTGCGGAAGTTGTTTTGGTGGAAGATGAAGATGGTGATGGAGAATCTAATACGTTGTTAAGAACATGAGATAAAGGATTGAGGAGGCGGTCAACACAATTCTGATGAAACCAGCAATTCTGGAGTTTGATTCTACTGCTACTTGATGAAAGCTTGTGATCATTTTCATACCGACTTAgatggcataaataaaaaaaagtcttGTAGAACAAAAATGCAACTTCACCATGACTCCTACACTCATCCTCAGTCATAAATATGCTTCATGAAATTGGTATCAACCTGGAAAACATTTTTCGACATAATCTGGTTTGGATTGACTTGAAAGATCGATATCACAAACTGAAATAACCCACAAATAAACCAGATCGTGTGGTTTCTTGAAATCTgctggagatgatgatgatgatgaaggagAATCTAATGAGTTGCTAAGAACATGAGATAAAAGGAACGAGGAGGTGATCAACGCAATTCTGATGAAACCAGCAATTCTGGAGTTTGATTCTACTACTAATTGATGAAAGCTTGTGATCATTTTCATACTGACTCATATGatacatttggcaaaaacaattcCTTGTAGAACAAAAATGCAAAGGAATAAGCTTCATGAAATTGGTATCAAAATCCAAAACAATTTTCGACCAGATTGGTTTGATTCAAAAGATagaaaattgaaccaaaataACCCACAAATCAACCAGATTGTGTGGTTTCTTGAAAATTGTTGGACTGCAGGATATTTATGAGTTTTGAGACCGAGACAAAGGAAGATTGTTCCCTCAGAAACATGTGCTTGAACTTGTTTTGACAGTTTTATGTTGATCGAATTAACAAGCAATCTTTTAGAACTGCTTAAATCAATCTCCAAACTGAAACTGTTTAATCAAATGCAACAAACAGATTCAAGAAATGGGAATTAAGCTTTTACACAACCTAACAATTTCAGCTGCTAAATATTCAGATCTCAACAGTGCCCATCAAGATAACCATCTTTCTTTGTACTTCTGATTCTAAGCAGTTATGATTGGGGCCATTGCAACAAGCAGCACCTTCAAATTGAGATTAGAATGGACTAATTCTAtccatatattttaatttattttaggtACTTACAGAGTGTTTTTCTATCAACAAATGGTCTTTCGTTCTACAGTCATCCCACAATTTTGCATAACCAATAAAGAGATGTTACCAGCCATAGTtagtacatgttattttccatggAAGAGGATAATTTGGTGACAACATAGAACCCGGTTACTTGCACTTAAGAAATCAGAGTGTCATCAAATTTTACATACATATGATGGAGAATATACAACTTTAGAACATGAAAGTTACAAGCAACGATGCGATTAAAACTCTGGCCTTCAACAATCACTCGAAACATAAAACAGATGGAAagattaaaaagaaataaatggAGCGGAACTTACATGGTTGGCAAAGGAACAAAAAATTCTAGCTGGCTAGATGATTTGGAGAGCTGCTGAACATGGTGTGCCACATGAATGCTCTGGAAAGGACCATCTCAAGCTCATGGTGAGTCCAGTCCAGTGTGGGAAGGTGTTGAAGGAACATTACCATCTCTTGGAAATCAAGCTTTAGGAGTTTATCAGACCACTgaaacatgtaaaactgtgaatttAGAATTTTGCAACTTTCTGTGCTAATCAAaagaggtaaaaaaaaaaaaacaactgatGCGGCCTAATAATGTAATGTGTATATTGATTAAAATTGCAGTGATGCTTCTAAGAATGAGCAACCATTTGCATTAACCATAAATTTGGAAAGCAAACACATGCATATGTTGACTACATCAGAGCATAAATTTTCTTATTTGAATAACATGCTAAGTTCTAAGGAAAgctttgttattgtagatttcCACCATGCCGCATTTTTATAtttcttgtatcctggtcatacaTGATTATCTGTAGGCAATCAACTGGAATGACTTAAAAAGAGGCAGCCAGAGGATCATATTGATCTCAGATCAAAAGAATAAGTTAGTTTGCATAGAAGTCAAGACAGAAGGTCGCTTCATCACAGGATACAAGTCCCTTGGCCAACTATTAACATCAATATAACAACCTTATAGATTCCTAGAACCTTGGCCAAAATTAAACGACACATTAACTGTTGCTTCCACAAGAATTGATAAATCTCACAGTGGATATTTGTTGGATCATACTCAAACAGAAGGATAGGTATACCTCTGCTGAAACTATTATAAAACTCCTGCCTTGTGTTAGCAACTTCAACGACAACAGAAAGCAAACGACAAACAGAACTAAAAGGTGACAGTATCCAGAAGTCAATGGTAATCCGCCAGTTTTGTTAAAGTTTTAATCTAATAGTTCTAATGGTATCATTAAAACCTAAAAGCCCAAAAGAATGGTCTTATTTTTCAACCAATAATAACAAAGCTGACAAATTGGTATCCAAAAAGGGAAATTTTTTGCTTAGCTTATCAAGTCATATATTAATGGATGTCATTCTCATCAAAGAAGTAAATAATGATTCTGACATGGTTCCAGCAAGATATTATGATTCTGACAGCAAGGTGATACAACATAGCAGCAAAGCAACATGACTGAATAAGTAACGGTAACCTCCCCCATCAAAGAAACTCTGACAATTCAGCGACATCTACCTCAGAGTTTCTTTATCATAAGCAATGTGTCAACTTATTGGAAATAGGAGCCTTCTGTTCCCTGCATGTGACACTTAGGTGATTGTTGAGCTTGTTCCATCAAATGCATTGATAACAAGCACCACATCAATGATAGCTTCCATGAAGCTTATGTAGTTGTTTGGCTTACTCTCCAACAAAATAGCATCAATAATGGCATCCCAGCAATCTCTGTGGTTGTCTGAGGCAACAACAATGATATCATTTCTGGCAACTTGTGATTGCTAATTTATTTCAAATTTACTCAATGTTTATTTTCATCATCTCCACTGCTCTCGATAATTTTGATGGCACCTTTCGTGCACCCTTTATGTCACAGGCAATTTAATGTGTTTGAAAAAATTTGATTGATGTTCCTGAATAAACTTTAGAATAGTGGCCTTAACCATCAAAAGGCTCTTCAATGAAGGGACAGCAGAGACACATCCCACTATAGCTCATGAAACCAATTTCCAGGCATACTGATTCCGGCTTTATTCATCTAGAGAATCACTCAGTCTTTTTGAATGCATTTTTATCTCAAAGGAGTTTTCCAATTGAAGGCATTGATCATATCCCCTtccaacataaaagaaaaaaagggttTGGCTGATACATCAATTTGATTAGTTCAAAAAGTATCTGAAAACACACACGAAATCAAAGTGTAAACAGATAAAAACTATACATAGTATAACAAGAAAAACGATAAAGAATGATTCATTATTGTACATTTTATTATAAAAAGTAAttgttatacatacatatatgtatatatatatgtgtatatatatgtatatatatatatatgtgtgtatatatatgtatatatatgtatatatatatgtgtatatatatatatgtatatatatatgtgtatatatatatatatgtatatatatatgtatatacatatatatatatacatatatacatatatacatacatacatacatatatagatactGATGAACCTACTACAACTTTGATGGTTAACTAATCACCATGATGGTGAAGTGTtaatgaaaagataaaaaaagaaagacttTACTCAAGAAGAGTGCttataaaatttgaaattaattGCTAATCCCATGATATCTTCCAGAACTATTATGAAATATCTAGTTCCTTAAATTTTCCAGGGCTACTCTCTTCCTCATTCCATGGCTACTCTCATCTGTTTTACATTTATagtcatatgttttttttttgccttttacCACCTTGAATTCCCTCATCCTTCTCcactcctctcttctttttcttctttttcttcttttaaagaCTGTTGAGGTGTAGACTTAGTCAAACAGTATGAAAAACCAATTTTAAGTGAGCTTGATTGATTCCATATAATTGTGATTCATATCATGTTATTAAGGTTGAAAAATCAAACAAACAGAATCAGCCTTAGACCATATCGAGACCAATCACTTAGATCATATTGAAATTGGCTGATACCACTACAATGTTGCTCGCCAGTGTAATATTTTGAAACTGATGCCAGAAATATCATTTGTAGGTAGAAACTAGTCTGGTCTTATTAACTAATGGATCCCAATTGATCAACTTGAAGAAATTCAAAGTTCTTTAGAACCTATCTTATGGTTGTTTCAAATCGTGGGCACTTATGTTGAAATTGGCAAAACACAAATATAGGATCTTCTCGTCTTGATGAAACACAAATATAGAACCTATCTCAATTCTCCAAAAAGGGTTTAAGGTAGGATCTCATATTGAattaccaaaagaaaaagaaaaagataaaaatactgTTTATCAATAGTTTATTATactttgtattattgaaaaattaatgaaatcattTTATACTCACTCAAAAATTTGTTGATTGATTCTTTATTTGTTTTCGGACC
Protein-coding sequences here:
- the LOC135605211 gene encoding uncharacterized protein LOC135605211, which translates into the protein MQDLFPVPSCFSSGEKLSQDALPAATAAAATRSRQSMVVSVYRSRVAGHCRLVTVTWCKNLLAHGLSVSVDGPDTDSSSSSSSSSQRNSSDAAKKQQQQQQHSCKVQISPWQPWRKQGSNRFQIGGETVEVFWDLHSAKFCNEPEPQSDYYVAVVSEGEVVLLLGDLRKEAYRRTSSRPSLAEAVLVARKEHVFGKKRFATRSRFHDKGSRHEISVECSNGGGGGNMDLDMEIKIDGNVVIHVKHLQWKFRGNDSISIDKRRVEVYWDVHGWLFASGLRHALFIFKPESLSSAGGGGGDSCCLFLHAWKLD